The proteins below are encoded in one region of Xenopus laevis strain J_2021 chromosome 8L, Xenopus_laevis_v10.1, whole genome shotgun sequence:
- the rps27.L gene encoding 40S ribosomal protein S27 isoform X1 → MPIAVYTETCAVSCRHNIMLAKDLLHPSPEEEKRKHKKKRLVQSPNSYFMDVKCPGCYKITTVFSHAQTVVLCVGCSTVLCQPTGGKARLTEGCSFRRKQH, encoded by the exons ATGCCAATAGCTGTCTATACAGAGACGTGTGCCGTGAGCTGCAGACACAACATTATG CTCGCTAAGGATCTCCTGCACCCCTCCCCCGAGGAGGAGAAGCGCAAACACAAGAAGAAGCGCCTGGTCCAGAGCCCAAACTCCTACTTCATGGATGTCAAATGCCCAG GTTGTTACAAGATCACCACCGTGTTCAGTCACGCGCAAACTGTCGTCCTGTGTGTCGGCTGCTCCACCGTCCTGTGTCAGCCCACGGGGGGCAAAGCTCGGCTCACAGAAG GGTGTTCCTTCAGAAGAAAGCAGCACTAA
- the rps27.L gene encoding 40S ribosomal protein S27 isoform X2: MPLAKDLLHPSPEEEKRKHKKKRLVQSPNSYFMDVKCPGCYKITTVFSHAQTVVLCVGCSTVLCQPTGGKARLTEGCSFRRKQH; this comes from the exons ATGCCT CTCGCTAAGGATCTCCTGCACCCCTCCCCCGAGGAGGAGAAGCGCAAACACAAGAAGAAGCGCCTGGTCCAGAGCCCAAACTCCTACTTCATGGATGTCAAATGCCCAG GTTGTTACAAGATCACCACCGTGTTCAGTCACGCGCAAACTGTCGTCCTGTGTGTCGGCTGCTCCACCGTCCTGTGTCAGCCCACGGGGGGCAAAGCTCGGCTCACAGAAG GGTGTTCCTTCAGAAGAAAGCAGCACTAA